Sequence from the Streptomyces sp. R33 genome:
CGTGCTCGCCACCAAGGTCCACTTTCAGATGGGGGAGGGACGCAACCGCAGAGGGAACTCGCGGCGGTGGATCGTGCAGGCCGTCGAGGACAGTTTGCGGCGGCTGGACACCGATTGGATCGACCTCTACCAGGTGCACCGGCCCGACCACTCGACGGACGTCGAGGAGACCCTCTCGGTCCTCGGAGACCTGGTGCGGGCGGGCAAGATCCGTGCCTTCGGCTGCTCCACCTTCCCCGCCGAGGAGATCGTCGAGGCGCATCACGTCGCCGAGCGGCGGGCTCTTCCGCGGTTCCGGACGGAGCAGCCCCCGTACTCGATCCTCGCGCGCGGGGTGGAAGCCTCCGTCCTGCCGGTCGCCCGGCGGTACGGGATGGGCGTACTGACCTGGAGTCCGCTCGCCTCCGGCTTCCTGTCCGGAAAGTACCGGCTCGGCGGGCCCGTCGACATGAGCTCGGGGAGGGCGGCGCTGACGCCGGCGCGCTTCGACCCGGCGATCCCCGGCAACGTGGCGAAGCTGGAGGCCGTGGAACAGCTCCTCGAGCTCGCCGACGGCATCGGCTGCACGCTGCCCGAGCTGGCGGTCGCCTTCCCGGTCGCGCATCCCGCAGTCACCTCGGTGATCATCGGCCCGCGGACCATGGACCAGCTGAACTCGCTGGTCAAGGGTGCCGGACTGGTCCTCGACGACGCGGCACTCGACCGGATCGACGAGATCGTGCCGCCGGGGACGAACCTCTACCACCCGGACGGCGTGTGGCGCCCGACGGCTTTGACCGACACCGCGCAGCGGCGGCGCGCCCCGGGGGACCGGTCGGCGGGCCAGTAGCCGTACAGCGCGATGTTTCACGTGAAACAGGGACGGACTGCCCACCTGGGCCGTCAGGACGTCTCGGTCTCCGGGCCGCCGAAGTCGGGGCCGGTGAAGTCCGGAGGCGAGTAGCCGGGCCGGGGTCCCTGTGAAGCGGATCCCGGGCTGGTGAAGTCGGGCCGGGAGTATCCCAAGTTGGGGATGCGCCCGGCCTTCGGCGTGCGGGGGGCCGGATACACGGGCCCCGCGCTCGGATCGGCCAGCGCGTCCCGCAGGAACGGCAGGATGCCCCGCTCCAGCAGGGCGTGCCGCCAGGCCTCGCGGGCCTGCGCAAGCTCGTCGGGTATCGCACCGTCCTCGGCCACGACCTCCGTCGCGCGGTTGCGGACGGCCGTCACCAGCAGCCCGATCACCGCGAACAGCAGCGAGACCACGGTCAGTGCGCCGAAGAGCCAACCCGCCGTCAGCATCGTGTCGGCGAAGGCGGGTTCGGGCTCGATCGCCTTCAGGGTGTACCCCACCAGCAGGAAGATCAGCATCGCGGTGCCCGCCAGGACCGGCGCGAGCACCGCGACCACGGCGCTGACCCCGGCGCCGTCGTCGCCCTCGTCCTGCCCGGCACTCCTGTCCGCACCCGCCGATCCGGGGGTGGACAGGGCCTCGTCGCGCCGTTCGCCGCGGAGTTTCACGTAGTGGTCGTACTCGGCCGCGGCCGCGGCCGTCAGCAGCGCGCTGGCCCCGACGGCCATCGTGCGCAGTTGTTCGGCGTTCAGCCGTTCGCCGAGCGCGGCGAGCTCGGGCCGTTCGTGTGCGGTACGCAGCGCCTCGTCGAGGAGCCGATCGAACTCGGGTCGGTCTTCGGTCAGCAGGTGCGGAGCGCTGTTCATGTGCATCCCCCGATGCTCCGTGGGGACCGGTTTGCCCGCGTAGACCCGGGCGCCGGCACAAACGGAGGAGAGCCTGCTACGGATAGGGCGATGGTAGAGCGCCCATGCCACGCCGTGACAGGGGCTTTCCTGAAATTACCCCCCTTCTGATAACCCTCAGTCGCTCAGCGGGAGTTGCACGACCAGCAGTTTGCCCGCCATCGTGACCCCGCCGTCCATGGCGATCGCGAGTCCGTCCGCATACACGTGCGGTCCGGTCACGGCCTCCGGGCCGCGGGACTCGTCGCCGTCCTCGGTGCCCACCTCGCCCAGCAGGTACGGGATCGGGCTGTGCCCGTGCACGACCCGGCCGCCGCCGTAGGTGTCGAGGAGGTCGCGTACGGCCTGGGGGCCGGTCTCCTCGTCGCGGAAGGCGAACCGCTTGGTGAACTTGCGGAAGAGGTCCCAGGTGATGTCGGCGTCGTTGCGGTTGAGCAGCTCGTGGATGGTGTCGTTGACGTCCTCGATGGAGTCGCCGTAGTCGAGGTACGCGGTGGTGTCGGAGTGCAGCAGCAGGTGCCCGTCCTCCAGCACGGCCGCGTCCAGCCGTGACATCCACTGCAGGTGCACGTCCTCCAGGCGCTCCATGTCGGTGCGCTGGCCGCCGTTGAGGAGCCAGGCGGCCTGGAAGGTGGCGGTGCCGGCGCCCGAGGCGACGGGGGTGTCGCCGAACCGCTTGGCGCCGATGAGGAGCAGTTCGTGGTTGCCCATGAGCGCCTTGCAGTAGCCGCCGGATGCGGCGGCCTCGGCGGAGAGGCGCATCACGAGGTCGATGACGCCGATCCCGTCGGGCCCGCGGTCGGTGAAGTCGCCGAGGAACCAGATGCGTGCGTTGCCGGCAGACCAGCGGCGCTCGGCGTCGATGAGGCCCTGCGCCTGGAGTTCGGTGACGAGCTCGTCCAGGTAGCCGTGGACGTCGCCGACGACGTACAGCGGCCCGGGGCCCGCGGCCGGGGACTCCTGGGGAACGTACACGACCTGGACGGTGTCACCCGGTCCGCCGCGGCCGATGATCGGCAGATCGCGGTGCGTGGGGGTGTAGCCCTCGTCGAGGTCGTCCTCGTCGGCCGGAACGCCCGCGGCGGGCGCCTGGCCCAGGGGCGGCGCCGGGGGCACGGGTGCGCCCTCCCCGTAGTACGCGGGGTACTCGCCGTACACGGGGGCTTCGTCGGGAAGCCCGCCGGCCACGCCGTACGGGGCGGGCTCGGTGACCGGAACTCGGAAGTCCCGCAGCGTCTCCGTCCGCATCGCGGGTCCCTGACCGGCCCCCTGAGTCATCGACCCCTCCACCACCGTCGCGCTGCCGTACACCTGCGGACCCTCCTGACCTCCGGGGCGGAGGGTCCGTGATGTCGTGCGCCCATCATAGGAATGCGGCTCGCGCTCTGTGACGCACCAGGGGTGGTGAATCCTGGGCGGAACCAATAGTTCCTGCCGCTTTCTCCCGAAATGGGTGTTGCTGAAATCCTCGGCGGGGCCGTCAGCCCCGCCGGTTTCGCGGTGTGGCGGTCAGTCCTTGGCCGGTGACCGGGGCGGACTGACGGTCGTACGGGGCTGCCTGCGCTGCGAGGAGGTGCGGACGATCAGCTCGGTCGGGACGACCTGTTCGACCGGGCGCCCGGTGCCGACCCCCTCGATGGCGTCGATGAGCAGCTGCACGACGGCGGTGCCGATCCGGCGCGGTTTGAGGGAGAGGGTGGTGATGGGCGGTTCGGTGTTGGCGTACACGGTGGACTCGCTGCAGCAGACGAGCAGCAGGTCCTCGGGGACGCGCAGGCCGTAGCGCCGGGCGGCGGCGAGCAGGTCGGTCCCGTTGGGGTCGAACAGCCCGTAGACGGCGTCGGGCCGGTCGGGCCGGGCGAGCAGCCGGTCCGCGGCGACGGCGCCCGCGCACGGGTCGTGGGCGGGGTAGGACTCGTAGACGGGGTCCTGGCCGACGCGCTCGCACCAACTGAGGTAGGCGGTGGTGGAGAGCCGGGTGTAGGTGTCGGTGGTGGTGCCGGTCAGCAGCCCGATACGGCGGGCTCCGGCGGCGGCGAGGTGGTCGAGCAGGTTGAGTACGGCGGCCTCGTGGTCGTTGTCGACCCAGGCGGTGACGGGGAGGGAGCCGGCCGGACGGCCGTCGGAGACGACTGGGAGGCCTTGGCGGACCAGTTCGGTGACGACGGGGTCGTGGTCGGAGGGGTCGATGACGACGGTGCCGTCGAGGGCCACGTTGGACCACACGTCGTGTCGGGAGGTGGCGGGGAGGATGACGAGGGCGTAGCCGCGGGCGAGCGCGGCGGAAGTGGCGGCCCTGGCCATCTCGGCGAAGTAGGCGAATTCGGTGAAGGTGAAAGGTTCATCCCCGTACGTCGTCACGGTCAGACCGATGAGGCCCGACTTGCCGGTACGGAGGGTGCGGGCCGCGGCGGAGGGGCGGTAGCCCAGCCGGTCGGCGACCTCGCGAACGTGGCGGCGGGTGGCGTCCGGCAGCCGCCCCTTGCCATTGAGCGCGTCGGAGACGGTTGTGATCGAGACGCCCGCTGCGGCGGCCACGTCCCTGATGCCGGCCCGGCCCTGTCGGCCGGCGGCCCGCCGGGTGGTCTCGGTCCGGCTCACCTGATGCTTCCCTGCTGCTGTCATGGCGAGCCGATAGTAGGGCTCGGCGGGGTGGGTGGTCCGGGTGCATATGCACGCGTTGACAGGAACGATTCTGCATGGTTCGCCACCCCCAATGACCTTGGAATTAAAGGCATTTGAGCGCGGAGAGTGAGCGGGGCGTTTGTCGTCGGGTACGGGCATGCCAAAGCGGTGTGGTCTCGGGCCGGTCTCAACTCACCTGTACGAGGGATGCGCGCCACGGCGTGGGCCACCGGCGTGTGCATATATGCGTGCGCTCCCCCGCAATCCCGGCGCCGCCATTTTCGGAAGAGCGGAATCCTCATAAGGTGAGCAGTATTGAGTCGACGGCGACGTCGTACGGGACGGTCGAGGAGGACCTGCGGTGAGCGAGAAGAGCCCGAAGCTGCGCGCCGAGCTGGACGGCATTCCCACCTACAAGCCCGGGAAGCCCGCTGCCGCGGGCGGGCCCGTCGCGTACAAGCTGTCCTCGAACGAGAACCCGTACCCGCCGCTGTCCGGGGTGCTGGAGACCGCGGTCGCAGCCGCAGGACAGTTCAACCGCTACCCCGACCTGGCCTGCACGGCCCTGGTGAACGAGCTCGCCGAGCGGTTCGGGGTGCCGGTCGAGCACATCGCCACCGGTACGGGGTCCGTGGGCGTGGCCCAGCAGCTGGTCCAGTCGACGGCCGGCCCGGGCGACGAGGTCATCTACGCCTGGCGGTCCTTCGAGGCCTACCCGATCGTCACGCAGATCTCGGGTGCCACGGCCGTGCAGGTCCCGCTGACGGACGGGGACGTGCACGACCTCGACGCGATGTTCGACGCGATCACCGAGCGGACCCGGCTGATCTTCGTCTGCAACCCCAACAACCCCACCGGCACCGCCGTGCGCCGTGACGAGCTGGTGCGGTTCCTGGACCGGGTGCCCTCGGACATCCTGGTGGTGCTGGACGAGGCCTACCACGAGTTCGTCCGCGACGTCGAGGTGCCGGACGGCATCGAGCTCTACCGGAGCCGCCCGAACGTCTGCGTGCTGCGTACGTTCTCCAAGGCGTACGGGCTGGCCGGCCTGCGCGTCGGCTTCGCTGTGGCGCACGAGCCGGTGGCGGCGGCGCTGCGCAAGACGGCGGTGCCCTTCGGTGTCAGCCAGCTCGCCCAGGACGCGGCGGTCGCCTCGCTGCGTGCCGAGGACGAGCTGATGGGCCGGGTCGGGGCGCTGGTGGGAGAGCGTGCGCGGGTCTACAAGACGCTGCTCGGCCAGGGCTGGACCGTGGTGCCGGAGACGCAGGCGAACTTCGTGTGGATGCGCCTGGGGGAGCGGACCGCCGAGTTCGCGGCGGCCTGCGAGAAGGCCGGTGTGGTGGTCCGGCCCTTCGCGGGCGAGGGCCTGCGGGTCACGATCGGTGAGCCCGAGGCGAACGACATCTTCCTGCACACGGCGGAGGCGTTCTTCAAGGAGCTGTAGCCCTCAGGGGCTCCGCGGGTTCGCAGGCGCCACGCCGGTTCGCAGGGGCTACGCGAGTTCCACGCGGATCGGGTCGCCGTCGCGGACGGTGGACAGCAGGCGGGGGTCGCCCTCGAACGAGCCGAGCACGTTGCACGGGCTCGCCAGGCGGCTCTCGCCTCCGCGCGAGATGGGCGTGGGGCCGTAGGGGAGCGCGAGGGCGTCGCCCTCGGTCCAGAACGCGACCGTGCCCGGGTCGACGACCTGCCGGGCGTCGTGCTCGAGCGCCACGGAGACGCCGGTGTCGAAGTAGACCTCCTCGCCCCAGGTGTGGGCGGACGCGGAGATCGGAAGGGCCTCGGCCAGCGCCTTGCTGGTCGGGGTCTCGTCAAGGGTTGCCGTGAGCTGGCCTGCGGGCCAGGAGATACGAATCCTCATGAGCGGCATTCAACAATCTGTTGAAAGTGTTGGCTAGAGGGGACCCCCCTGAAAGGCGCCGGAAGCGGTACGACATAATGCTTGTGAATGTGAACGCGTTCACAAGCGTGCCTGCTTCATCCCGTATTGGGTAGGGCATGCCACGCAAACTGCGGCAGTGACCACGGCGCACCGAAGGAGACGACGACGTGGACGTAGCTTTGGCGCCAGAGACGTTGGCGCGCTGGCAGTTCGGCATCACCACCGTCTATCACTTCCTCTTCGTCCCGCTGACGATCTCTCTCGCGGCGCTCACGGCAGGTCTCCAGACCGCCTGGGTGCGCTCGGGGAAAGAGAAGTACCTCAGAGCCACGAAGTTCTGGGGCAAGCTTTTCTTGATCAATATCGCCATGGGTGTCGTCACGGGCATCGTGCAGGAGTTCCAGTTCGGCATGAACTGGTCCGACTACTCGCGCTTCGTCGGTGACATCTTCGGGGCCCCGCTGGCCTTCGAGGCGCTCATCGCCTTCTTCTTCGAGTCGACCTTCATCGGCCTGTGGATCTTCGGCTGGGACAAACTCCCGAAGAAGATCCATCTGGCCTGCATCTGGATGGTCTCGATCGGCACCATCCTCTCCGCGTACTTCATCCTCGCGGCCAATTCCTGGATGCAGCACCCGGTCGGCTACCGGATCAACGAAGAGCGGGGCCGGGCCGAACTCACCGACTT
This genomic interval carries:
- a CDS encoding LacI family DNA-binding transcriptional regulator, coding for MTAAGKHQVSRTETTRRAAGRQGRAGIRDVAAAAGVSITTVSDALNGKGRLPDATRRHVREVADRLGYRPSAAARTLRTGKSGLIGLTVTTYGDEPFTFTEFAYFAEMARAATSAALARGYALVILPATSRHDVWSNVALDGTVVIDPSDHDPVVTELVRQGLPVVSDGRPAGSLPVTAWVDNDHEAAVLNLLDHLAAAGARRIGLLTGTTTDTYTRLSTTAYLSWCERVGQDPVYESYPAHDPCAGAVAADRLLARPDRPDAVYGLFDPNGTDLLAAARRYGLRVPEDLLLVCCSESTVYANTEPPITTLSLKPRRIGTAVVQLLIDAIEGVGTGRPVEQVVPTELIVRTSSQRRQPRTTVSPPRSPAKD
- a CDS encoding aldo/keto reductase, which codes for MRYRSLGGTGIEVSAHCLGTMMFGSVGNPDHDECARIIHAALDQGINFVDTADMYSAGESEEIVGKALKGRRDDVVLATKVHFQMGEGRNRRGNSRRWIVQAVEDSLRRLDTDWIDLYQVHRPDHSTDVEETLSVLGDLVRAGKIRAFGCSTFPAEEIVEAHHVAERRALPRFRTEQPPYSILARGVEASVLPVARRYGMGVLTWSPLASGFLSGKYRLGGPVDMSSGRAALTPARFDPAIPGNVAKLEAVEQLLELADGIGCTLPELAVAFPVAHPAVTSVIIGPRTMDQLNSLVKGAGLVLDDAALDRIDEIVPPGTNLYHPDGVWRPTALTDTAQRRRAPGDRSAGQ
- a CDS encoding metallophosphoesterase codes for the protein MVEGSMTQGAGQGPAMRTETLRDFRVPVTEPAPYGVAGGLPDEAPVYGEYPAYYGEGAPVPPAPPLGQAPAAGVPADEDDLDEGYTPTHRDLPIIGRGGPGDTVQVVYVPQESPAAGPGPLYVVGDVHGYLDELVTELQAQGLIDAERRWSAGNARIWFLGDFTDRGPDGIGVIDLVMRLSAEAAASGGYCKALMGNHELLLIGAKRFGDTPVASGAGTATFQAAWLLNGGQRTDMERLEDVHLQWMSRLDAAVLEDGHLLLHSDTTAYLDYGDSIEDVNDTIHELLNRNDADITWDLFRKFTKRFAFRDEETGPQAVRDLLDTYGGGRVVHGHSPIPYLLGEVGTEDGDESRGPEAVTGPHVYADGLAIAMDGGVTMAGKLLVVQLPLSD
- a CDS encoding cyclophilin-like fold protein, encoding MRIRISWPAGQLTATLDETPTSKALAEALPISASAHTWGEEVYFDTGVSVALEHDARQVVDPGTVAFWTEGDALALPYGPTPISRGGESRLASPCNVLGSFEGDPRLLSTVRDGDPIRVELA
- the hisC gene encoding histidinol-phosphate transaminase; this encodes MSEKSPKLRAELDGIPTYKPGKPAAAGGPVAYKLSSNENPYPPLSGVLETAVAAAGQFNRYPDLACTALVNELAERFGVPVEHIATGTGSVGVAQQLVQSTAGPGDEVIYAWRSFEAYPIVTQISGATAVQVPLTDGDVHDLDAMFDAITERTRLIFVCNPNNPTGTAVRRDELVRFLDRVPSDILVVLDEAYHEFVRDVEVPDGIELYRSRPNVCVLRTFSKAYGLAGLRVGFAVAHEPVAAALRKTAVPFGVSQLAQDAAVASLRAEDELMGRVGALVGERARVYKTLLGQGWTVVPETQANFVWMRLGERTAEFAAACEKAGVVVRPFAGEGLRVTIGEPEANDIFLHTAEAFFKEL